In the Bacillota bacterium genome, AATAGGCAGCACGGGACTTACAGGTATGCAGTCTCATTTTATGAGTTATTTTCTTGAGGATATTGCGGCAGCTCAGAATGTTTCTGCCCGAGATATGTTTAGAAATTCTCTTTGCCTGTCAGCTGACGTATCTGCCGCATTTGATCCAAATTATGCAGATGTATACGACCTAAAAAACAGCATTTTTTTAAACTTCGGAATAGGAGTAATGAAATATACCGGACATGCCGGAAAAGGTGATACGTCCGACGCTAATGCTGAGCTTGTTGCGAAAATCCGCCGAATATTTAAAGATGTGCCATGGCAGATAGGGGAGCTTGGAAAAATCGATCAGGGCGGCGGCGGAACAGTTGCTAAATATATTGCACAGCTTGGCGTAAATACAATAGACGTAGGCGTTCCTGTTCTCGGAATGCATTCACCTTATGAAGTCGTATCAAAACTTGATGTTTACAATACCTACAAAGCTGTTTTAAGTTTCTATAATTACAAATAAAAAGAGGGGCTTTGACCCCTCTTAAATTTAATATGCTGGTTTCATAAACATTTGAGTCCAATATAAAGTTCCGTTTGATGATTTTGCGGCGCCAATTCCTATCTGGGTGCATGACCTTGACAATATATTTGCGCGATGTCCGGGAGAATTCATCCAAGCATTCATAACTTCCTGTGCGGTACGTTGCCCCATTGCAATATTTTCAGCTGCAGCTGAAAAGTGAAGACCGAAGCTTTCCATCATTTTGAATGGTGAACCGTAGGTAGGAGAAGTGTGTGAAAAATAGTGCTTATTGATCATATCTTGAGATTTTAATCTTGCGACTCTGGATAACTCCCAGTTCATTTTATAAGGAGTAAGACCATATTTTGCACGCTCTTTGTTTACCAGATCAAATACCTGTGATTCAACGCTCTTTAACGGTGCACCCTCAGGGA is a window encoding:
- the safA gene encoding SafA/ExsA family spore coat assembly protein; translated protein: MKKLTAVILCIVLVFTMSFGTFAQATTYTVKSGDTMWLIAKKFEIGLDELKKANPQIKNATLIYVGQKINIPEGAPLKSVESQVFDLVNKERAKYGLTPYKMNWELSRVARLKSQDMINKHYFSHTSPTYGSPFKMMESFGLHFSAAAENIAMGQRTAQEVMNAWMNSPGHRANILSRSCTQIGIGAAKSSNGTLYWTQMFMKPAY